TACCACAGCGGGGGTGCAGGGTAGAAAACTTCTGCACTTCTTCTACTGTTAAATCTTTGCCAGCTTCGTAGGCATTAATCACTTTATGTTCTGCCCCATGGTACATAAAGACCCGTTGGATATCCTTCATCCGTGATACAGCATATACATATCCCAAAAATACAGCCAATCGGATAACCCCTTCGATGATATTCCGAAAAAAATTATCCTGAATAGAAGTGGCGGTATAATAGGTTAAAGTGGTGGGAATGACAATAAACAAGACAATGGCCAAACCCAGGGAAACCGCTATGGTTAAAAACATCTCCCATTTGCTGAGTTTTTCCTCTTCTTCTTCCCCCATGGCCTGTTCCGCTGAATAGCTTAGGGCTTCAATCCCCATTACAAGGGATTCAAACAGCATAACAACACCCCGAATAAAGGGAAGTTTGAGAAAGGGAAATCTTTTTGTTATAGAACCAAGCTTTTTTTCATTGATAACAATGCTTTCGTCAGGACGCCTGACAGCTATGGCTCGGCTGCCTGGTCCACGCATCATGACACCCTCAATAACAGCCTGACCACCATATTGAAAAGACATAAGTAACCCCCTTGCAAAAAATTTGGGGCACATAAAGAAATAGCAGAGCCACCGCTCTGCTAACTACGCTATTTCAAGCCGTATTTCTTACGGAATTTCTCAGCCCGGCCACCAACTTCGATTTGACGTTGAGCTCCGGTGTAGAAGGGATGGCAGTTGGAGCAAATTTCTACTTTAATCTCCTTTTTGGTAGAGCCAGTTTTAAAGGTGTTTCCGCATACACACTTAACTTCTACTTCCTGATAGTTTGGATGAATCTTTTCTTTCACTTGCAACTCACCTTCTTTCTCGACCAGATACAACCAATGCCAGTGGCATTAATGACATATAAACACACGACGATATTATAGCATAGAAATATTTGAGGAGCAAGAACTTGCTTGCAGGTATTTCTTTGGGGTCGGCTTTGGGCTTTGAGCTTTGAGCCGTGGGGTCTATCCCTCAAGCT
This genomic interval from Desulforamulus reducens MI-1 contains the following:
- a CDS encoding DUF1385 domain-containing protein, whose amino-acid sequence is MSFQYGGQAVIEGVMMRGPGSRAIAVRRPDESIVINEKKLGSITKRFPFLKLPFIRGVVMLFESLVMGIEALSYSAEQAMGEEEEEKLSKWEMFLTIAVSLGLAIVLFIVIPTTLTYYTATSIQDNFFRNIIEGVIRLAVFLGYVYAVSRMKDIQRVFMYHGAEHKVINAYEAGKDLTVEEVQKFSTLHPRCGTSFLLIVILIKVVIFSGVTASGLMGQIFFRILLLPVVAGVAYELLKLSGKYQDKGICRIFIAPGLWLQKLTTREPENSQVEVAIKALNAVLKEGDIHVR
- the rpmE gene encoding 50S ribosomal protein L31, with product MKEKIHPNYQEVEVKCVCGNTFKTGSTKKEIKVEICSNCHPFYTGAQRQIEVGGRAEKFRKKYGLK